A single Aspergillus puulaauensis MK2 DNA, chromosome 7, nearly complete sequence DNA region contains:
- a CDS encoding C50 family peptidase (BUSCO:EOG092603JK;~COG:D;~EggNog:ENOG410PHZC;~InterPro:IPR030397,IPR005314,IPR011990;~MEROPS:MER0010982;~PFAM:PF03568;~go_component: GO:0005634 - nucleus [Evidence IEA];~go_function: GO:0004197 - cysteine-type endopeptidase activity [Evidence IEA];~go_function: GO:0005515 - protein binding [Evidence IEA];~go_process: GO:0006508 - proteolysis [Evidence IEA]): MAVTSFPSDSAVESVKQTVRSVSTCSNATVLSLQTLFRSPADVESATVKKVGRSAKATNLNTTAASRAKTSRTRTTTKTKTSTQETGLNTLGESRLSNQEKLVLATEVFNTTLKTLSDAVKTSAPKLKERKELSPVKRGTKSNRSKPTQAEERTSTETENGVSAVGECARLSLSCLRLLKSESGTGGQGDGMPNMQLEQGACILAGRLLGLGLNDMAYKELRGLKRRIQQYLDALASGSKKAGKKDARDAEAEEAAKERMSDLLSFSDISNARSVHGLLVSFQSNALRLISAEKRAATIQKLVPSLQLADKSSPASVILAAIESGALTKDKGAVQLQLLSSTVSSLSAQNSNANTGKDRLKPVTLLTLQLLSLEIRCMSWKISGHVCEDGKEMWDPLARYIGAFAQATKSIEKVEFASIYKTIVRLQSAFAKTQTRSSTNFKDNLSVARIATILGQLAQDAGCFKEALQLFTESLQPLSNGQCLGLATVRCKIATLHFQAIKSSAKLDGQVSEAVSEATTALSLPLRGSSHDLDELLVEAAKLKKLAMGWFGDIVSKEQASQHENATFPRIYEYLNAFVRFLRRYIGRRPADDEMKDQEGFQKRIYTAQNILFAAVDSTVAIGRLSVMSQRPPWDEIVSTLLDCQRLIMTIEPSEENPATADSIGMALVKLSNLFWSRYLKEKEAGKSAREILPLLKQSANLLSGCSPSQRTTGFAPLKYERLAHTYIEGNCISEAEAAFCQSISEHIATGALDKITSSTDGCFPHQISHDPKRSEFTLGRVFSAYLKVKLRNKRSVVNEIFDDDALPTAQRGHVLEWQLGILTEIQSVANSEHIFRSVVTEIVSRLLDVYPAAQHPIRRLRVVLCGLRFALEQPGSLDPELIERFVAEGRQGVNGNDHQDDKDIAALATHVQNSVRLTLGLLEGTLGPEQLTSIISSWNAMLQDCTELKSLVSCVGNVEYYLLQMKAVVDYTEIHGLWKFQLSTLELVLRVTELQGVGAFSEAIVVLSRLVLQYCRLGFCTNARSLLSRADSYITQHEVSCLARLSYDLARVGFYLETGDNEKAASVLSAARMLYENNQSVEDVNDCSVLTKISWERLVADAASMSSRLSFAQGSIKDALYFAKLSVRLNCRIWAKVEKLAQKKQEKAIAGDSSELEIVVEGMAKLEVSKTSSTYSQGAPFWPHIGSHHSSLLHLANLSAHHGLFQDAIYYGEQALKINKSLNANVRLIASQAQLGSHWILGGHISEGQELLESAKESALQLESSIELVSLQVSLAALHRVEGDYRSEYRTLREAEKLMGGLFETKPTIESADVPQLEEKMDKLRIRPKSRSTRQTAAASTRKTRSGTTSARSTPKPPPSTEATPIDSNTLLHVKSEILRQQAGSLRAQREFEKASGLLNDARKLAVTRDSKISVHIGESEHLLADAIRHFASHAVYCVLPESTISLPSLQPSGATGETGTSKPTTSRRARATTRGTRSKAQPAAEDFSVMLSKAGICLNDIFDTATHLGSTLDSHCASRLMSRISMLSHATASQNQIAWPESPATMNEIGRIGAFARERAAIGIDKQLADYCDPLLWPRSALLQSEDVGSDFTEEYVDILPDNWNVLSLSLSTDQTEFVVSRLHQGRSPFLLRLPLRRGNAEDEEEQFTFEDGRDEMKELIQLANESAHAAKLQVDRQAKKGWWKNREALDRRMENLLQNIENVWFGGFRGIFSPIPHDTKSLCRFASSLENVLDKHLPSRQKGSRAEGPKLTLHPNVLELFVGVKGLDEQEDPEDTLMDLLYFVVDILQFQGERNAYDEVDFDMMVVETLDAVRAYHETAASNGARQQRPNNTVLVLDKSLHLFPWESLPCLQGLPVCRVPSLECLRERVLQFRSQKKTALGIDRHNGTYILNPTGDLQTTQGTFETGLSNLKGWSGVVNRQPSEEEFSSGLDSKSLFLYFGHGSGAQYIRGRTIKRLDQCAVTFLMGCSSGTLTEAGEYEPYGTPMNYLQAGSPALVATLWDVTDKDIDRFAKATFENWGLLGSGPDQCGEGGVVGDDDAKVALDAAVSQARRACVLKYLNGAAPVVYGVPGIFLE, encoded by the coding sequence ATGGCAGTTACATCCTTCCCCTCCGATTCCGCCGTGGAATCGGTAAAACAGACCGTGCGGTCGGTGTCAACATGCTCGAATGCCACCGTGTTATCGCTCCAAACGCTCTTCCGGAGCCCAGCAGATGTCGAAAGTGCAACGGTGAAGAAAGTAGGGAGGTCTGCGAAAGCTACGAATTTAAATACAACGGCCGCGTCGAGGGCGAAGACCTCACGGACGagaacgacgacgaagacgaaaacgTCTACACAAGAAACTGGACTTAATACGCTCGGCGAGTCGCGGTTATCAAACCAAGAGAAACTAGTGCTGGCGACAGAGGTGTTTAATACGACATTGAAGACTCTTTCAGATGCGGTGAAAACATCGGCACCAAAGTTGAAAGAACGGAAGGAATTAAGTCCCGTGAAACGGGGGACGAAGTCAAACCGGTCAAAACCAACGCAAGCGGAGGAACGGACATCGACAGAGACGGAGAATGGGGTTTCAGCAGTCGGGGAGTGCGCGAGACTATCACTCTCGTGTCTGCGGTTGTTGAAAAGCGAATCAGGAACTGGAGGACAAGGAGATGGAATGCCAAATATGCAGCTCGAACAAGGTGCGTGTATTTTGGCGGGCAGACTCTTAGGCCTGGGCCTCAACGACATGGCGTATAAAGAGCTGAGGGGGCTCAAGAGGCGAATCCAGCAGTATCTTGATGCGCTGGCGAGCGGTAGCAAGAAGGCGGGGAAAAAGGATGCTCGTGATGcggaagccgaagaagcagctAAAGAACGGATGTCAGACCTTTTGTCTTTCTCGGACATCTCAAACGCTCGGTCGGTTCATGGTCTACTCGTGTCGTTCCAGTCGAATGCGTTACGCTTAATATCGGCGGAGAAACGAGCCGCTACCATCCAGAAACTCGTTCCATCCCTTCAACTGGCCGACAAAAGTAGCCCGGCTAGTGTGATATTGGCGGCCATCGAATCGGGAGCACTAACCAAGGACAAAGGGGCAGTTCAACTTCAGTTGTTATCGAGTACCGTTTCGTCTCTTTCCGCACAAAACAGCAATGCAAACACCGGAAAGGACCGCTTGAAGCCGGTAACGCTTTTGACTCTACAGCTCCTATCGCTTGAGATCCGATGTATGTCTTGGAAGATATCTGGTCATGTCTGTGAGGATGGCAAGGAGATGTGGGATCCCTTGGCACGATACATCGGGGCTTTTGCACAGGCGACAAAAAGCATTGAGAAGGTCGAATTTGCTTCCATATACAAGACCATAGTTCGACTCCAGTCTGCTTTTGCGAAGACGCAGACCCGTTCCTCGACGAACTTCAAGGATAATTTGTCAGTCGCCCGGATTGCCACTATCCTGGGGCAGCTCGCCCAGGACGCAGGGTGCTTCAAGGAAGCCCTACAGCTTTTCACGGAATCTCTTCAACCATTATCTAATGGCCAGTGTCTAGGATTGGCTACCGTTCGGTGCAAGATTGCGACACTTCATTTTCAAGCGATTAAGTCATCAGCGAAACTCGATGGGCAGGTATCCGAAGCAGTTTCCGAAGCAACCACTGCCCTTAGCCTTCCACTAAGAGGAAGCTCGCATGATCTAGATGAGCTTCTGGTCGAGGCAGCTaagctgaagaagcttgCCATGGGTTGGTTTGGCGATATAGTATCCAAGGAGCAGGCCTCACAACACGAAAATGCTACCTTCCCACGAATATACGAATATTTGAATGCTTTTGTGCGCTTCTTGCGACGCTATATTGGACGCCGACCTGCGGACGACGAAATGAAAGACCAAGAAGGGTTCCAGAAACGCATCTATACCGCCCAGAATATTCTATTCGCAGCTGTGGATTCTACTGTCGCCATTGGAAGACTATCGGTCATGTCTCAGCGCCCGCCTTGGGATGAGATAGTTTCCACGCTACTTGATTGCCAACGCCTTATCATGACGATCGAGCCTTCCGAAGAGAACCCGGCAACCGCTGATTCTATTGGCATGGCCCTCGTGAAATTGTCGAATCTTTTCTGGTCTCGATATctcaaagaaaaagaggcTGGCAAGAGTGCCCGTGAAATTCTGCCGCTGTTGAAACAATCCGCCAATTTGCTTTCTGGGTGTTCGCCTTCTCAACGGACGACTGGTTTCGCTCCCCTCAAATACGAAAGACTAGCACATACGTATATTGAGGGAAATTGCATTTCGGAGGCAGAGGCCGCTTTTTGCCAATCTATTAGCGAACATATTGCCACCGGAGCTCTCGACAAGATTACTTCTAGTACGGATGGGTGCTTCCCCCATCAAATTAGTCACGACCCAAAACGCAGCGAGTTCACCCTTGGACGAGTTTTTTCGGCCTATCTCAAAGTGAAGCTGCGGAATAAGCGATCTGTGGTGAACGAGATCTTCGATGACGATGCCCTTCCTACTGCCCAACGAGGTCACGTTCTGGAGTGGCAGTTGGGCATTCTAACGGAGATCCAGTCCGTTGCAAACAGTGAGCACATATTCCGCTCCGTTGTCACTGAGATCGTGTCGAGACTTTTGGACGTTTACCCGGCGGCGCAACACCCAATTCGGCGGCTTCGGGTTGTTTTGTGCGGATTGCGCTTTGCACTGGAGCAGCCCGGGTCTTTGGATCCAGAACTTATTGAGCGATTTGTTGCCGAGGGGCGACAAGGGGTAAACGGCAATGACCACCAAGACGACAAAGATATAGCTGCTCTAGCCACGCATGTCCAGAACTCGGTTCGCCTCACATTGGGCCTTCTTGAAGGTACCCTCGGACCTGAACAGCTGACTTCGATCATATCATCCTGGAATGCGATGCTGCAAGACTGTACTGAGTTGAAGTCTCTCGTATCATGCGTCGGCAACGTCGAGTACTATCTGCTTCAGATGAAAGCTGTTGTCGACTACACCGAAATTCATGGTCTCTGGAAATTTCAACTTTCCACGCTGGAGTTGGTATTGCGTGTTACCGAGCTACAGGGAGTTGGAGCATTCTCCGAGGCTATTGTCGTTCTCTCCCGACTTGTTCTGCAATATTGCCGCCTCGGGTTTTGTACTAACGCGCGTTCTCTCCTTAGTCGGGCAGACAGCTATATTACACAGCATGAAGTCTCTTGCTTGGCGAGGTTATCGTATGACTTGGCTCGCGTGGGATTCTACCTTGAAACCGGTGATAACGAAAAAGCGGCGAGTGTCCTTTCGGCGGCTAGGATGCTCTATGAGAACAATCAATCAGTGGAAGACGTCAACGATTGCTCGGTGCTAACCAAGATTTCTTGGGAAAGATTAGTTGCTGATGCAGCTTCTATGAGTTCGCGACTATCCTTCGCCCAAGGCTCGATCAAGGATGCTCTCTACTTTGCCAAACTGTCCGTTAGGTTAAACTGCAGGATATGGGCAAAGGTTGAGAAGCTTGCCCAGAAGAAACAGGAAAAGGCTATTGCTGGCGATAGCTCCGAACTCGAGATTGTTGTCGAGGGAATGGCAAAGCTTGAGGTATCGAAAACATCGTCGACCTATTCCCAAGGGGCCCCATTCTGGCCGCATATCGGGTCGCATCACAGTTCGTTGCTCCATCTGGCCAACTTGTCCGCACACCATGGATTGTTCCAAGATGCCATATACTATGGGGAGCAAGCCTTGAAAATTAACAAGTCTTTGAATGCCAACGTTCGTTTGATCGCTTCCCAAGCGCAGCTAGGTTCTCACTGGATTCTTGGCGGCCATATTTCTGAGGGCCAAGAACTTCTCGAATCTGCTAAAGAATCAGCCCTGCAGCTTGAAAGCAGCATTGAGCTTGTTTCACTGCAGGTAAGCCTCGCCGCACTTCATAGAGTGGAAGGCGATTATCGCAGTGAGTACAGGACTCTTCGAGAGGCAGAGAAGCTTATGGGCGGCCTTTTTGAGACTAAGCCGACAATTGAATCTGCAGATGTGCCTCAATTGGAGGAAAAAATGGATAAACTACGGATTCGGCCAAAGAGTAGGTCGACTAGGCAAACCGCCGCGGCATCAACCAGGAAAACTCGCAGCGGAACAACCTCTGCACGAAGTACTCCCAAGCCACCACCGAGTACTGAAGCGACACCAATTGATTCGAACACACTACTTCATGTGAAGAGTGAGATACTTCGGCAACAGGCTGGGTCTTTACGTGCACAGCGCGAGTTTGAGAAAGCCTCCGGGTTGCTGAATGACGCCCGGAAGCTCGCCGTGACAAGAGATAGCAAGATATCGGTACATATTGGAGAGAGTGAGCACCTTCTCGCGGACGCCATTCGACACTTTGCCAGCCATGCAGTATACTGTGTTCTTCCAGAATCGACGATTTCTCTGCCCTCACTGCAACCGAGCGGGGCCACCGGTGAGACAGGCACCAGCAAACCAACCACATCACGTAGAGCTAGGGCAACTACCAGAGGAACCCGGTCGAAAGCTCAGCCTGCAGCGGAGGATTTTTCTGTTATGCTATCCAAGGCTGGCATCTGCTTGAACGACATTTTCGACACCGCCACCCATCTCGGGTCTACGCTGGATAGTCATTGTGCATCTCGGCTGATGAGCCGCATCTCCATGCTGTCTCATGCTACTGCATCTCAAAACCAAATTGCTTGGCCGGAGTCCCCAGCAACGATGAACGAGATTGGTCGCATTGGCGCATTTGCGAGGGAACGAGCTGCTATTGGTATCGATAAGCAGTTGGCTGATTACTGTGATCCCCTGCTTTGGCCGCGCTCAGCATTGCTTCAGTCGGAGGACGTGGGCTCTGATTTCACCGAAGAGTACGTCGACATACTTCCGGATAACTGGAATGTTCTCTCCCTGTCCCTCAGCACAGATCAAACCGAATTTGTTGTTTCGCGTTTGCATCAAGGTCGCTCACCGTTCCTGCTAcgccttcctcttcgacGCGGcaatgctgaagatgaagaagagcaatTTACGTTTGAGGATGGCAGGGATGAAATGAAAGAGCTTATCCAGTTGGCTAATGAGAGCGCTCACGCTGCGAAGTTGCAAGTCGACCGACAAGCTAAGAAGGGATGGTGGAAGAACCGGGAGGCGCTTGATCGCAGGATGGAAAACCTACTACAGAACATTGAGAACGTCTGGTTTGGAGGTTTTAGAGGAATATTCTCCCCTATCCCGCATGACACTAAATCTCTTTGCAGATTTGCAAGCTCTTTGGAGAATGTTCTTGATAAGCACCTCCCTTCGAGGCAGAAGGGAAGTCGAGCGGAAGGCCCGAAGTTGACGCTGCATCCCAACGTGTTGGAATTGTTTGTTGGTGTTAAAGGATTGGACGAACAGGAGGATCCGGAGGATACGCTGATGGATCTGCTTTACTTTGTTGTGGATATCCTACAGTTCCAGGGCGAGCGCAACGCGTACGATGAAGTTGACTTTGACATGATGGTTGTTGAGACATTGGATGCCGTTCGGGCTTATCATGAGACAGCGGCAAGCAATGGTGcccggcagcagcggccgAATAACACCGTCCTTGTTCTGGATAAGTCTCTACACTTGTTCCCGTGGGAGTCGCTGCCCTGTCTACAAGGACTTCCAGTCTGCCGAGTGCCGTCCCTAGAATGTCTTCGCGAACGGGTGTTGCAGTTCCGTTCCCAGAAAAAGACCGCCCTAGGGATTGACCGCCACAACGGCACCTACATTCTCAATCCCACCGGTGATCTACAGACGACCCAGGGAACCTTTGAGACAGGCCTGTCTAACCTTAAAGGCTGGAGTGGTGTCGTTAATCGCCAACCCTCAGAAGAAGAGTTCAGCAGTGGCCTCGACTCCAAGAGTCTATTCCTATACTTCGGGCACGGAAGCGGTGCGCAATATATCCGGGGTCGTACAATAAAGCGGCTCGATCAATGCGCAGTGACCTTCCTCATGGGCTGCAGTAGCGGCACTCTGACAGAGGCCGGCGAGTATGAGCCGTATGGAACGCCGATGAATTACCTCCAGGCTGGATCTCCGGCCTTGGTGGCTACGCTGTGGGATGTCACGGACAAGGACATTGATCGGTTTGCCAAGGCGACTTTTGAGAATTGGGGGCTGTTGGGCTCTGGTCCAGACCAAtgcggagaagggggagttgttggagacgatgaCGCTAAAGTTGCTCTTGATGCAGCGGTTTCACAGGCACGACGCGCTTGCGTGTTGAAGTATTTGAACGGCGCGGCGCCGGTGGTTTATGGCGTTCCTGGTATTTTTCTAGAGTAA
- a CDS encoding DUF5321 domain-containing protein (COG:S;~EggNog:ENOG410PRQC;~InterPro:IPR035213;~PFAM:PF17254;~TransMembrane:1 (o92-111i)): MNPTRLRTRLSQHTSLQIHPPTPRLSHRPALRRPPPPPTSQRPQSHAYSTRTDSLPKIIQPSFWASLLPKSLPFRSSQSSASASNSREWNPASFYIIIFILIGSQAIRMIALKNEYTGYLRSTDAKIRLLREVIGKVQRGEEVDVKKLLGTGEERVEREWDEVLREIEREDSLWHQKQKKAEEDAAEKAQADRRAQLQEQADKDPAVPAVDAADESTAKDNQAKRKVSFF, encoded by the exons ATGAACCCCACACGCCTCCGCACACGCTTATCACAGCATACATCACTTCAAATACACCCGCCAACACCGCGCCTCTCACATCGTCCAGCCCTccgacgaccaccaccaccgccaacaTCCCAAAGACCCCAATCGCACGCATACAGCACACGCACCGACTCTCTCCCGAAAATCATTCAACCGTCCTTCTGGGcctctctccttcccaaATCCCTACCCTTCCGCTCTTCACAATCTTCCGCCTCGGCGTCAAACTCGCGAGAATGGAACCCCGCCTCCTTCTACAtaatcatcttcatcctgatCGGGTCGCAGGCGATTCGGATGATTGCGCTGAAGAATGAATACACGGGGTATTTGCGCAGCACGGACGCGAAGATCCGGCTGTTGAGGGAGGTTATTGGGAAGGTGCAGAGGGGTGAAGAGGTTGATGTGAAGAAGTTGCTGGGGACGGGCgaggagagggttgagagggagTGGGATGAGG TCCTGAGAGAAATTGAGCGCGAGGATTCATTGTGGCATcaaaagcagaagaaggccgaggaagatgcGGCTGAGAAGGCGCAGGCTGATAGACGTGCCCAGTTGCAGGAACAGGCGGATAAGGATCCCGCTGTACCTGCGGTTGATGCGGCAGACGAGTCAACCGCGAAGGATAACCAAGCGAAGCGGAAAGTGAGCTTCTTCTAG
- the AGC1 gene encoding citrin (COG:C;~EggNog:ENOG410PFJQ;~InterPro:IPR011992,IPR023395,IPR018108,IPR002048, IPR018247,IPR002067;~PFAM:PF00036,PF13405,PF00153,PF13202,PF13499, PF13833;~TransMembrane:1 (o352-372i);~go_function: GO:0005509 - calcium ion binding [Evidence IEA];~go_process: GO:0055085 - transmembrane transport [Evidence IEA]): protein MTSVKEAVKESLVGATVDEPNLSRQVKANFLKHARKDAETGELYMTEPDFVEAIAPKHEDYHKIKREHYGILFRVADSRRSGRINVHDWATFENLLTKPDAEYEIAFRLFDTDGTGTVKWENFQKLYNENKTQESIPFDWNSEWAALYTGKTKTRHDMTYPQFAQMLRGLQGERIRQAFHVFDKDGDGYIDPEDFQRIILETSKHKLSDYVLENLPSLCNISAGTKISYATVRAFQNVMREMDMIDLVIREATDKSDDGKITRSDFLNAAARLTRFSLFTPMEADILFHFAGLDAPSGRLSKKDFSKVIDASWRIPVAAAGQAITTATGAAQKAADTTKSLLHGVLESAHHFALGSLAGAFGAFMVYPIDLVKTRMQNQRSSRVGERLYNNSMDCARKVIRNEGFTGLYSGVIPQLIGVAPEKAIKLTVNDLARGFFSNKENGKIKTYQEVISGGTAGACQVVFTNPLEIVKIRLQVQGEIAKNVEGAPRRSALWIVKNLGLVGLYKGASACLLRDVPFSAIYFPTYSHLKTDFFGESRTHKLGVVQLLTAGAIAGMPAAYLTTPCDVIKTRLQVEARKGEKAYTGLRQCAASILKDEGFKAFFKGGPARILRSSPQFGFTLAAYEVLQKWLPMPGTQEVSPTGQVEPGVGVPVAKEPLPYLRSRNALKLILDLDENIGRVPIPDTQRWPKLIRPTGQ, encoded by the exons ATGACAAGCGTCAAGGAAGCCGTCAAAGAGTCCTTGGTCGGCGCCACTGTCGACGAGCCCAACCTGTCCAGGCAGGTCAAGGCCAACTTCCTCAAGCATGCTCGCAAGGATGCCGAAACTGGCGAGCTGTACATGACCGAGCCCGACTTTGTCGAGGCCATCGCTCCCAAGCACGAGGACTAC CACAAGATCAAACGTGAACACTATGGTATCCTTTTCAGAGTCGCCGATTCCCGCCGGTCCGGTCGAATCAACGTCCACGACTGGGCTACCTTCGAGAACCTGCTCACAAAGCCCGATGCCGAGTACGAGATTGCCTTCCGCCTCTTCGATACCGATGGGACGGGCACCGTCAAGTGGGAGAACTTCCAGAAGCTATACAACGAGAACAAGACACAGGAGAGCATACCCTTTGACTGGAACTCTGAGTGGGCGGCTCTGTACACTGGAAAGACCAAGACCCGGCACGACATGACATACCCCCAATTCGCGCAGATGCTGAGAGGCTTGCAAGGGGAGCGCATCCGACAGGCCTTCCACGTGTTCGACAAGGATGGCGACGGCTACATCGACCCGGAAGATTTCCAGCGTATCATCCTGGAGACCTCCAAGCACAAGCTGTCGGACTATGTGCTGGAAAACCTTCCGAGTCTGTGCAACATCTCCGCGGGCACCAAGATCTCATATGCTACTGTTCGTGCGTTCCAAAACGTGATGCGCGAGATGGACATGATCGACTTAGTTATTCGCGAGGCCACGGACAAGAGCGACGATGGTAAGATTACGCGTTCCGATTTCCTCAATGCCGCCGCTCGCCTTACGCGAttctccctcttcaccccTATGGAGGCCGATATCCTGTTCCACTTTGCCGGTCTCGATGCGCCCTCTGGCCGTCTTTCGAAAAAGGACTTTTCCAAAGTCATTGATGCATCGTGGCGCATTCCCGTCGCGGCTGCTGGACAGGCCATTACTACTGCGACCGGCGCTGCGCAGAAAGCTGCTGATACGACAAAGTCCCTGCTTCACGGTGTTCTTGAGTCTGCCCACCACTTTGCGCTAGGCAGTCTTGCGGGTGCCTTTGGTGCTTTCATGGTGTACCCCATTGATCTTGTCAAGACGCGGATGCAAAACCAGCGCTCGAGCCGTGTCGGTGAGAGACTGTACAATAACTCGATGGACTGCGCCCGGAAAGTCATTCGCAACGAGGGTTTCACGGGTCTTTACTCGGGTGTTATTCCTCAGCTGATCGGTGTCGCGCCTGAGAAGGCCATCAAGCTGACTGTCAACGACCTTGCTCGTGGATTCTTCTCCAACAAAGAGAACGGCAAGATCAAGACCTACCAGGAGGTTATTTCCGGTGGTACTGCGGGTGCTTGTCAAGTT GTTTTCACCAACCCATTGGAAATCGTCAAGATTCGCCTGCAGGTCCAGGGTGAGATCGCCAAGAACGTCGAGGGAGCCCCTCGCCGTTCCGCGCTTTGGATCGTCAAGAACTTGGGTCTGGTCGGTTTGTACAAGGGTGCCAGCGCCTGTTTGCTCCGTGACGTCCCCTTCTCCGCCATCTACTTCCCTACATACTCCCACCTCAAAACCGACTTCTTCGGAGAATCCCGAACGCACAAGCTCGGCgtcgtccagctcctcacCGCCGGTGCGATCGCCGGTATGCCCGCTGCCTACCTTACAACGCCCTGCGACGTGATCAAGACCCGTCTCCAGGTCGAAGCTCGcaagggcgagaaggcaTACACCGGTCTGCGCCAATGCGCGGCATCAATATTGAAGGACGAGGGTTTCAAGGCCTTCTTCAAGGGTGGTCCCGCTCGTATCCTGCGTTCATCACCACAGTTCGGTTTCACTCTTGCTGCCTACGAAGTCCTCCAGAAGTGGCTCCCAATGCCCGGCACCCAGGAGGTCTCCCCTACCGGCCAGGTTGAGCCCGGTGTCGGCGTACCCGTCGCCAAAGAACCCCTCCCTTACCTTCGATCAAGGAACGCCCTGAAActcatcctcgacctcgacgagaACATTGGCCGCGTCCCTATCCCCGACACCCAGCGGTGGCCTAAGTTGATCCGGCCCACAGGCCAATAG
- a CDS encoding phosphatase PAP2 family protein (COG:S;~EggNog:ENOG410Q1QD;~InterPro:IPR026841;~PFAM:PF14378;~TransMembrane:7 (o6-23i73-93o155-173i180-199o231-253i260-278o284-309i)): MGIFKNFIEPGGIALIFTATTIYNRRRRRPVVSPSDTPTVESPLLPDPNGAKPIEEDGYIRSVENSRTVQSRVLARFPFLIEIWYWLLIYWIYQGLRAISARAISGHDSIFDRAEHHALQILALEHALHIDAELAVQQFVLTKAPWLMPFLARVYYSHIILGVAFFAYSYTFMKRDKFQAIRRALAFENVIAFAIITLWRCSPPRLLPEEYGFIDVLHSNNGGSAWTQNRFQLTIAAMPSLHFGNSMFIALCLVKFSPHWYLRVIAPLWPALMAFTIVATANHFILDAVVGACVVFVAYRFNYVMLYLLPVERLLFRLLRLEKP, translated from the exons ATGGGGATCTTCAAGAACTTCATCGAGCCTGGTG GCATCGCTCTTATCTTTACCGCTACTACCATCTACAaccgtcgtcgccgtcgtcctGTCGTCAGCCCATCGGACACTCCTACCGTTGAATCTCCCTTGCTCCCGGATCCAAATGGTGCGAAACCTATAGAAGAGGATGGTTACATCCGATCAGTTGAGAACAGTCGGACAGTCCAGTCGCGAGTCCTTGCGCGCTTTCCCTTCCTGATAGAGATATGGTACTGGCTGCTCATATACTGG ATCTATCAGGGTCTGCGTGCAATCTCAGCGCGAGCCATCAGCGGCCACGATTCCATATTTGACAGAGCCGAGCACCATGCTCTTCAGATCCTTGCGCTGGAACACGCCCTCCATATAGATGCCGAGTTGGCGGTCCAACAATTCGTCCTCACGAAAGCACCCTGGCTTATGCCCTTTTTGGCCCGTGTATACTACTCACATATAATTCTGGGTGTGGCATTCTTCGCTTACAGCTACACCTTCATGAAGCGCGACAAGTTCCAAGCTATCCGCCGCGCGCTGGCCTTTGAGAATGTCATCGCCTTTGCTATTATAACCCTATGGCGGTGCTCGCCGCCTCGTCTTCTCCCGGAAGAGTACGGGTTCATCGATGTGCTACATAGTAACAATGGTGGCTCCGCCTGGACGCAGAATAGGTTCCAGCTCACCATCGCTGCAATGCCCTCGCTGCATTTCGGTAACTCGATGTTCATCGCGCTGTGTCTAGTCAAGTTCAGCCCACACTGGTACCTCAGGGTCATCGCCCCTCTGTGGCCTGCGCTCATGGCCTTCACAATCGTCGCGACAGCTAACCATTTCATCCTCGATGCGGTGGTTGGGGCGTGCGTGGTGTTTGTTGCGTACCGGTTCAACTATGTCATGTTGTATCTTTTGCCCGTGGAGAGGCTGCTGTTCAGACTGCTGCGGCTGGAGAAGCCCTAG